One Mus musculus strain C57BL/6J chromosome 2, GRCm38.p6 C57BL/6J genomic window, TAGCATGGGTATAATCAATGTATAGAACACAGAAGTCATTTTGTCAATATCCATTGAATGGCCTGTACTAGGACgcaaataaatgaaaatcagAGTACCATGATAAATAGTAACTACTGTCAGGTGAGAAGCACAAGTAGAgaaccctttctttcttccctctgcaGAACCTGTTTTAAGAATGGCcactataatatacatataagaGAGCAGAACAGCAAGAAGAGAGACAGCTTCCACCAAACTTGCAAACACCACGAGTATAATGTCATGTGTATAGGTATCAGTgcaagacagagagaagagtgGAGAGATATCACAAAAGAAATGGTTAATTACTTTGGAGCAGAATGACAATTGGAAAGTATTAGTAGTATGGATTATTGAACTCATAGTTCCACCCAAGAATGCTCCAAATGCCAGGTGAGTACAGACTCTTTTGGACATAATTACAGTATAAAGCAGGGGATTACAAATTGCAATGTACCTGTCATAAGCCATGGCAGCCAAAAGGAAAGATTCTGTATCAACCAGAGAGCAGAAAAAATACAACTGTGTAGCACAGCCATTGTAAGAAATCACCTTCTTGTCAGAAATCAGATCCACAAGTAATTTGGGGGCAATGACAGAAGAGTAACATGCATCTATGAAGGACAGCATACagaggaaaaagtacatgggaATGTGTAAATTAGGACTGACTGTGATCAATAAGATCATGCCAATATTCCCCATCAGAGTAATGGAGTAGATGAAGAAAAACACAGCAAATAGGAGACTCTGGAGCTCTGGATGATCACTAAATCCCAGGAGATAGAATTCAGTCTTCACAGTGCTGTTCTCCACACTCATTATTTGTAGAAATTTTGGTTTCTGTAGCCCAGGTAGAATAAAAATGCAATAAACATGTAGGTAAATTTAAAATTCAATAGAAAAGTGATTTATAATAAACCTCATTTGTATGGAATAAGAATAGTAGCAGACTAAATAAATTTTCCAACTTGATgctaaattataatttataatgtcTTGTTaaagttttattctttattttcatcATTACATTGTAGGTTTCTCTAAATATGGATGACACCTTACTTTTAATTTCATTAGCTTTCTACCATCATTGTCAAATGGTTACTCAGTGTGCTGCTTACAGCTGTGAACCAATTTGTCAGTTACCTGTATTTTGTCTCATCAATTGCTATAGTAGATAAAAATATCTCAGTTCCAGAATAGTCTTGGTCAACAAAAGAGGAGAGGGATTTATTTTCACTTCAGGATATGATTTCCAGGTGATGAACAAAGGATGTCCTCAGGGTTATTCAATTACCATgaataacacaaaataaaataaaacaaaataaagactaGGAATCATTGTGGAGTGAGCATTCGTTCTGTTCCCCAGAAGCTCAGGAATGTTCAGGAGGACAAACATGTACCATATCTGAAGTTCATCTGTAATCTGAGAGTGATTGAATGAAACCAATTAATCTGTATATAATTATTTAAAGTTTCACATACTAAATGTCACAAttttactgattttatttttatgttatgatCTCTATTGCaggtttattacattttttttaaataagtaatgATATCGCTAAGTTAAAATAAGGAGAAATCAATGTGTTCTACAAATTAAATTCACACCAATTGCTATCTAAATCTGTCATTTTTTCTGTTCCTTCATTTGTTTAttggtgttgttgttttgaagCTGTGTCTCATTGTGTAGTCTTGGTTGGCCTGTGGTTCACTACAGGACCAGGCTG contains:
- the Olfr1154 gene encoding olfactory receptor 1154: MSVENSTVKTEFYLLGFSDHPELQSLLFAVFFFIYSITLMGNIGMILLITVSPNLHIPMYFFLCMLSFIDACYSSVIAPKLLVDLISDKKVISYNGCATQLYFFCSLVDTESFLLAAMAYDRYIAICNPLLYTVIMSKRVCTHLAFGAFLGGTMSSIIHTTNTFQLSFCSKVINHFFCDISPLFSLSCTDTYTHDIILVVFASLVEAVSLLAVLLSYMYIIVAILKTGSAEGRKKGFSTCASHLTVVTIYHGTLIFIYLRPSTGHSMDIDKMTSVFYTLIIPMLNPLIYSLRNKDVKFAFRKIMSKKSFS